The proteins below come from a single Cricetulus griseus strain 17A/GY chromosome 6, alternate assembly CriGri-PICRH-1.0, whole genome shotgun sequence genomic window:
- the LOC100760064 gene encoding olfactory receptor 5D18 isoform X1 produces the protein MNSVLSSNSSQRWNEGNRRMVSSFILLAFSEFPHLQVPLFLGFLIMYIVTVLENLGMIFIIRINPKLHTPMYFFLSHLSFVDFCYTSVIAPKLLDLLLVEDKTISFEGCMAQYFLGCTFVITEMFMLAVMAYDRFVAVCNPLLYTVAMSHQLCSLLVVVTYIWAGIFSSTLTYILLQLSYCGPNVINHFCCEYSALLSVSCSDTSFSQMACLVISMFNEACCLLIIITSYVFIVVTVIKIPTKGALRKAFSTCASHLTAIGVCHGIVLLLYCVLKSKSSLFLVKVATVFHSMIIPMLNPLIYSLRNKDVKETVKKLVHLKCIFHSM, from the coding sequence ATGAACTCAGTCCTTTCCTCCAACAGCAGCCAAAGGTGGAATGAAGGAAATCGAAGGATGgtgtcttcttttattctgttggccTTTTCAGAATTTCCACACCTCCAGGTGCCCCTGTTCCTGGGATTCTTGATCATGTACATAGTTACTGTGTTGGAAAACCTTGGTATGATTTTTATCATCAGGATTAATCCAAAGCTCCACACtcctatgtatttttttctcagccaCTTATCCTTTGTTGATTTTTGCTACACATCTGTAATTGCACCTAAGCTGTTGGACCTCTTGCTTGTAGAAGACAAAACAATCTCCTTTGAAGGATGCATGGCACAATACTTTCTTGGGTGTACATTTGTGATTACAGAAATGTTCATGCTAGCAGTTATGGCCTATGACAGGTTTGTGGCTGTTTGTAACCCCCTGCTCTACACTGTTGCGATGTCTCATCAGCTCTGCTCTCTCCTGGTAGTAGTTACTTACATATGGGCTGGAATCTTTTCCTCAACTCTCACATATATTCTTTTGCAGCTGTCTTACTGTGGACCTAATGTCATCAATCACTTCTGCTGTGAGTACTCTGCCCTCCTTTCTGTATCCTGCTCAGACACCTCCTTCAGCCAAATGGCGTGTCTAGTCATTTCTATGTTTAATGAGGCTTGTTGCCTCCTGATCATCATCACCTCCTATGTTTTCATAGTTGTCACTGTCATCAAAATTCCCACTAAAGGTGCCCTCCGAAAAGCATTCTCCACCTGTGCCTCTCACCTCACAGCTATCGGTGTCTGTCATGGAATTGTTCTTCTACTATATTGTGTGCTCAAATCTAAAAGTTCCCTGTTTCTTGTGAAAGTAGCCACAGTTTTCCACAGCATGATCATCCCTATGCTAAATCCCCTCATCTACAGCCTCAGGAACAAAGATGTTAAAGAGACTGTCAAGAAGTTAGTCCacctaaaatgtatttttcattcaaTGTAA
- the LOC100760064 gene encoding olfactory receptor 5D18 isoform X2, with the protein MVFSQENENQMVSSFILLAFSEFPHLQVPLFLGFLIMYIVTVLENLGMIFIIRINPKLHTPMYFFLSHLSFVDFCYTSVIAPKLLDLLLVEDKTISFEGCMAQYFLGCTFVITEMFMLAVMAYDRFVAVCNPLLYTVAMSHQLCSLLVVVTYIWAGIFSSTLTYILLQLSYCGPNVINHFCCEYSALLSVSCSDTSFSQMACLVISMFNEACCLLIIITSYVFIVVTVIKIPTKGALRKAFSTCASHLTAIGVCHGIVLLLYCVLKSKSSLFLVKVATVFHSMIIPMLNPLIYSLRNKDVKETVKKLVHLKCIFHSM; encoded by the exons atggtgttttctcaggaaaatgagaatca GATGgtgtcttcttttattctgttggccTTTTCAGAATTTCCACACCTCCAGGTGCCCCTGTTCCTGGGATTCTTGATCATGTACATAGTTACTGTGTTGGAAAACCTTGGTATGATTTTTATCATCAGGATTAATCCAAAGCTCCACACtcctatgtatttttttctcagccaCTTATCCTTTGTTGATTTTTGCTACACATCTGTAATTGCACCTAAGCTGTTGGACCTCTTGCTTGTAGAAGACAAAACAATCTCCTTTGAAGGATGCATGGCACAATACTTTCTTGGGTGTACATTTGTGATTACAGAAATGTTCATGCTAGCAGTTATGGCCTATGACAGGTTTGTGGCTGTTTGTAACCCCCTGCTCTACACTGTTGCGATGTCTCATCAGCTCTGCTCTCTCCTGGTAGTAGTTACTTACATATGGGCTGGAATCTTTTCCTCAACTCTCACATATATTCTTTTGCAGCTGTCTTACTGTGGACCTAATGTCATCAATCACTTCTGCTGTGAGTACTCTGCCCTCCTTTCTGTATCCTGCTCAGACACCTCCTTCAGCCAAATGGCGTGTCTAGTCATTTCTATGTTTAATGAGGCTTGTTGCCTCCTGATCATCATCACCTCCTATGTTTTCATAGTTGTCACTGTCATCAAAATTCCCACTAAAGGTGCCCTCCGAAAAGCATTCTCCACCTGTGCCTCTCACCTCACAGCTATCGGTGTCTGTCATGGAATTGTTCTTCTACTATATTGTGTGCTCAAATCTAAAAGTTCCCTGTTTCTTGTGAAAGTAGCCACAGTTTTCCACAGCATGATCATCCCTATGCTAAATCCCCTCATCTACAGCCTCAGGAACAAAGATGTTAAAGAGACTGTCAAGAAGTTAGTCCacctaaaatgtatttttcattcaaTGTAA